The window GAAACTAGATTGCCTTGAAACAGATTTTTGTAGAAAAAAACCAGAACGTTAATCGCCCAGCTGCAATACCATCAAAAATGCAAATCAATTGCGACGTAAATGTTAACCACGTACTATATATGTTATATAGATTCCGTTTTATTTGTATATATCCATTCTAACTGATGGAGATTTCTGGACTTTTTTGTGTCCACGTCCTTTCTCAAGGGTTCTCAGATGCTTCATCCTCCAAATGCAATTCCCGTAACATTTTAATAGACATTGAGATCAACTGATAcgtgtaattaattaattatacaACAAATGCTAATTAGTTGAGTAGTAGTTTAGCCACCGCTCCAAAATATGGGTATCTAGTAACTCAAATTGTCTTTAATATTTCAAGACTTGTGAAAATGTTTGATGAAGTTTCATTCTATCTTACACTGATTACTTGTTAAAAGTTTAGTAAATGAAAGTAAATGGAACAACCTTTAGAAACGAATGTTTACTCTCAATAAGGAATATCTATATGTCAACGAAGTCCAATATAGATGGGTATAAAGTAAATTTCACTTATCAGTGCATCGACTGTTATGTCTCCACCaaatagaagaaaagagaagaatcAATATGTGAATGTTTAGGCGTTATTATGTAAATCTATGAAAAGAATTAGTACTTATATAAGCATCCCTCTGGAAATGAAGTTCAGGAGATTCTTTTCACCTTTCACAAGTATGGCTAAGACTTGATAATACTTTCTGAAAATAACCCTGGTTTACCACCTATTGGAGATACTTTCTAGGGAATACAAGAGAACCAGTCCTTACAGGAAAACAGCCTAGCTGAAGGAAAGTTAAGATATTCTATTATACAAACGTGTTTggtataaaacaaaaacaaatgatATGCATATATGGTGACTccctgtatttacttttgggattaaAGGGTTGTTAAGTTTGGATGTAGTGGGTGTCTGGTGATACATATTTTACAACTCTAGTTGCTAAAGGTATAGCTGGATATTATAAGTGAAGGTTATGAACCATTAGAAAGAGCAGATAGTTGGTAAGCAGATAGGAAGAATGAACATCCAAGCACAAAAAAATGCCCCGGATAGTCAGCAAACTACAACTTTGTTGGATTACATGCATCCTGATGGCTTGAGCTAGTTCTCTCTTCAAAATAATGATATGTTTATTCATCAAAGGAGGGTATCATATCTTTTCCAAGCTATTATAAATTTGGCGTGAATCTTCATGTACTTCTTGATTATCATACATGCTACATGCATGCCACCTCAGAGGTAGCTGGTCCCTTTGGGATCCTCAAGTGATGTGTTTATTAATTGAATTGGTTGGTAGAAGATGTATACACATAGGGGTAGTTTGGGGGGAAGTCAAATTGAAGTATACACGTCATGGATACAATACTTGGGATAGACAAAAACAGGACATGTCCGTTGCTACAAACTATTCACCGGCTCTACCTCTTGAAATGATTTTCCCCTTTCATCTTGACGTTTGGACATTATCATGAGAATTGAAGGTTAATTACTTATAGGAAAAAGAAATATTCAATAAATTGCTCCGAAGCTTGACTTTTTCCTCCTTATGTTGACCTCAATGCATTAGAATTTGTTAACCACATACAATCATGTCTACTATATGGGCATTTGGTACTTAGCCTCACATTGTCTGTCTGGTTCTTCAATGTCACTCTTAACTTGAGTTCATTTTTTTGTTGGGACTGAGATTTTGGCCAGTATATATGGCATAGTATTGTTTCGGGATATGCTCATTAAAGAATGTTACAAACTTTTATGTGAATGCTAAATTGACTTGGAGATTATTCTGTGAAGCCCCACCTGTATTTAACGACTTGATCGTCTTTACTGATGGTTAATGTGCACTCTGTATTTTGGGCTCACGTGGCAACACTATGCCATTATTGTTGTGTTGTATGTTTGTGGAGTTCCTTTAACGCTATGGGTATCTCAACTCCTATTCTTTGATGACTGAAAACATTTTAGATTTTGTTATAGTTGTCCAAGTGCTGGTTTATTTGCCCGGCATGATTTTGTCTTACAGACATTAGGttacctgtctgttatttgttCTGCTGTGGTTCTCATTATGCATTGCACTGTGTCAGGTAGTTAGTCTAACAACAGTTATGCTGTCTGGTTTGCAGGCTAAGCCATGCAAAAGTTTGTGGGTAGCTGGGATTAGCAAGTCCGTGCCAAAAGAAGAATTGGAAGATCAGTTCAAGGGATTTGGTaaaattcaagaatttaagttCATCAGGGATCGCAATACCGCATATATTGATTTTACTAGACTGGAAGATGCATCAGAAGCACTGAAGAACATGAATGGCAAAAAAGTTGGCGGTGAACAGATCCGCGTGGATTATCTCAGGTCACAACCTGCTAGAAGAGTAAGTTATTTTCTCTACAGCATGGTTTACTCTTACTGTAGAGATTTGATTCGTTTTCTGGAGTAGTAGATTTTGTAGAGGAAAATATACTATGATCATGGAAGTAGTTGTCAACCTGAAGGATGTTGATTTTAGCTTTCGTAAATGAGTTTTGGTGTCTATACTCTATAGAAAGAATTTTGCGCGACAGTCACCTTGCTGGTACAAGGCATATAGAATCCAATTTGTAAATTGTAACTCAAATCCAAAAGCTAGCTCTTGAGGGAAGGATTGCCCAAGGTCACATAGCGAGATTACAATCCATTCTCAACCTATTTGGGACTTAACATCCCCGCACACAGGATTAGATAATTGGAGCATGAATAATATGACACTGGGGCCCAACATTGAGAAATATAACAATATGGATCGATAGGCCTGGCtgtgataccatgtgagaaataAACCTTGTGCCtaaaccccaaaagctagctcttGAGGGAGGGttgcccaagaccatataaggaggACACAATCAATCTCCTCAACCAATGTGGAACTTAACATTAAGAATCAAAGTTTGAGTTGAAGAGGAAAATATAGTCTTAGTGTTTGGTGTAGCCAAGGTGTGGTAAATTCTGCGTATGTGAGCTTAGCAAAGCATAGTGGGTCCAAAGTCTGAATAAAGGAAGAGGGTCGTGGGTAGATTGACAACAAATGTAGAAATAGTTTGATTATGATAAACTTTCTGAATGCTGAGTTCTTTGGTGCATGCCTACCTAGCATGCGTTCCTAAATAGATTGGATAGAATGTTTAAGACTCATATAACTGAAACCAACTAGTTTGGGTGGAAgtttagttgattgattgattgattgtttCTTGCTAACACAACTTTTAGGTTCATCCTGTAATCTTCTGGTTGATTTGTGGtttcttaattttttaaaatcattCCTCATAAAAAAATGAGTTCTTAAATCTTTTAGGAGCAAGGACCGGAGTTTCGGGAGATGAGGGATGTACAATATCCCAATAGGAGCATTGGCCATCCTGACACTCGGGTTATGCCtcaagattttgtcaggaacTACTCTGATCCTATGCATGCTGGCTTCAAAAGGCAACATGTAATGCTCCTTTTTCCTTGAAAGATTTCCATCTTTTTAAAGAGTGGTTTGGTTAATGGGATTATACACATGGATTGTTATCTGGTAAATGATAATATGGTTTTTTGTGTGGTGAATGATAATGTAGGGTTTTTTGGTGAATTGTAGGATTTGTTATGTGGTGAAAAATGATGTAAGATTTGTTGTGAATGATAATACAGGGATTGTTTAATAGAGATTGCCTACTTTAAGGGCATTTCTGTCTTTAGATACACTTTTTCAGGTAATACTACCAACCAAAGGCGCCAATAGTTTTGTAGAATTTTATGCCGAAACCAAAAATTGTAGATTACATTTGTAATACAGAGTTTTATGTTGCAAATTATGTGGAAATTTTATGCTGGGATTAACTCTCCTTAATGTGTCCAACCAAACTACCTGTTAGTACTGTTACTTGTTTGCATCAATTTGCCAAAGTTTGGTGTGCTGTGTGCCAAATGCTGAAGCTAGTGGTTAGTATAGATATGACATTAGAAAACTAGGTGGTTGACCAGTGGTTATGATTAGTATAGATATTCCATTAGAATTTAGAACATTGGGTGGTTAAGATTGTTTTATGTTGAATGAAATATATGCTTGTTAGTCCTAATTTTCACCTCGAGCATCTTCTTTTGCGCAGCCATTCCAGTTGCCAGCGGGACAAAGTGGACAACCTAGTAAAGTTTTGTGTATAAGTTATCCACCCTCTGTCCATGTTGATGAAGACATGCTACACAATGCTATGATTTTGTTTGGTGAGATTGATGGAATAAAAACATTTTATGATAGAAATTACTCATTGGTTGAATTTAGAAGCATAGAGGAAGCCCAGCGTGCTAAAGAGGGGTTGCAGGGCAAGCTTTTCAATGATCCCAGAATCACAATAGAATATTCAAGCAGTGGTCCTGCACCTGGCAGAGATTTCTTGGAGTATCATCCTTCAATTATGGGCCCAGCACCTGATTTTTATCCCAATGAAAACCCATTCCAACAAGCACAGATGGGCTTATTTGGCCATAGTCGCCCTATTTTGGCTTCTAATGTACCTGGGCATTTGCCACCTTATGGTATTCATGGTCCTGATATCCCAGCAAGGCCTTTGGGTACGCAAGGCAGGTTTGACCCTGTTATTTCAGGCCCAGAATTTACTGATTCGCCAGTGCTTCGGAAATTGCGAGACACAAGTCCTCATACTGTGATTGGAGGTCCAAATTGGAAGCAGTCATCTCCAACACCGGTGGTGCTTTCTTCTCCTTCAGGTGAGCAGAAACCACCTAATAGATCTGCCCTTGGTGGCTGGGATGTTTTCGATTCTAGCCAACATCAGAGGGAAACTAAAAGATCAAGGATTGATGGGGCTTTGCCATATGATAGTTCTCTCCCTCCTAAAAGAACAGATGGTCGAGCTCCTGGTCATGACTATATATGGCGCGGCGTTATCGCCAAGGGTGGAACACCTGTTTGTCATGCTCGCTGTGTGCCTATTGGGGAAAGGATAGAATCGGAGATGTaagtattttgtatttttcttgtttgCTAAAGATCAGGTTTTTGAATTGCCTCACTGATTCAACACTGTACAGATTTCTCAGCTTGTTGATGGGGGTCACTTTTCATCTTTCCAAATTTGCTTTTCAATTGATCGCTACAGTGATTTCTAACCTTttgttggatttttttttttgggggtggggggtgCGGGTTTCTTCACAGAATTATTGTGAAACTTAATCTGAAATATGTTCGAGAAAAGGTTATCAAGATAACTTGCTGCTAGCATTGGCATGTGCATGATTCTTCTTTGGCTACTTGaaatttttcttaaataatatTTATGGTCTTGCGTGGTACCACTAACTTGGAACTAATGTGTAcgacttttattattttttcttcattCAGTTGCATGCACCGTATTACTTCTAATAGGTTTAATATACTTAAGTCCTGTGATATAGCACTCAAATGCCACcacaaaataaataaggaacagtCAAGTGATGAAATGTTATTTTCTGCAGTCCTGAGGTAGTCAATTGCTCCGCCAGAACAGGATTAGACATGCTAACTAAACACTACGCAGATGCTGTTGGGTTCAATATTGTTTATTTCTTGCCGGATAGCGAAGAGGATTTTGCTTCGTATACAGAGTTTTTGAGGTACCTGGGTTCAAAAGATCGTGCTGGGGTTGCAAAATTTGGTGATGGGACCACCATGTTCTTGGTGCCACCTTCTGACTTCCTTACGAAAGTTCTGAAAGTTGTTGGTCCAGAGCGTCTTTATGGGGTGGTTTTAAAGTTTGCACATCATATACCTGGTAACACATCTTTGCCACCAGAGTCCAATCAACCTCAATATGTAGATGCACCACGGATAACATCCTCTCAACCTGCGTATGATGCAATGCCATCCATGGAAAGGGTTTCACAGATGAACTATAATCAGGTTACCCGAGAAGATCTGAAGCTGCCTTCAAAAGACGTCAGTTCTCTAACTGATGCGCGCCCCGCAAATCCTGCGCAGCCAAGTAATACTGCAGCATACCCTGTGAATCCTGTGCATCAAAGCAATACTTCAGCGTCAACCCAAGCAGGGGTCACTTTAACACCTGAACTTATTGCAACCCTAGCAAAGATGCTACCAGCTAACAAGTTATCAAGTGTGGAAGGGGCAACCGTGCCTGCCGGAGCATCTGCCGGGATGCCTGCATCAGATGTTGCTGTTGCACCTGGTAAAGTGCAGCAACAATCTTGGAGATATGAACTTCAAGCTCCTGGTCAAGCTGCCGATCACATGGCACAGTTTGGTAGCCAGTTTAACAACCATACGCAAGTTTTACCACAGCTTCAAGCTCATCCAGCAGGCTTGAACACACCTAACCATTATTCTCAAGGGGCCACTGGTTTTAGCCAAATGCAAGAGCATAGCCTAAACTTGCGAGCACAAGGTGGTCCTCCCCAGACATTGACATCGACCATGATTTCTCAAAGTACACAGCTCTCAGCTCAGCCCCATGTTGATCGCCACCGTCAGCTTGGAACACATCAGGATGCTGTGAGTGGTTCTGGGACTCATAGCGCTGATGCCTTAGGACTGTATGGTTCATCTGTCTCTCAGCAACCAACAAATCTTGCTTCATTGCCCAACCAAACTCATGGTGCTAATGTTCCTCAGCCACAGGCTGGCATGCCTGTTACCTCTGGGATGGGGCTCGCAACTCAAATGCATCAGTTGCAATCTGCACTTTATGGATCAGTACAGGAGGGACCAGAATCAGAGGTTGACAAGAATGAACGCTACCAGGCAACTCTATTATTTGCAGCTAATCTACTCTCTCAGATACATAAGCAGAAACCAAGTAGTCAAAGTGGGCAAGGGTCAGGCAATCTTTGAGAAGATCTCCTTAAGCTAGGTAACTGCTCAACTCTTGATTCATGTGGATTGTTCTTTAAAAAAATTTCCATTTTGAGCAATTTTTGTGCATAACGTGCTCTCCTGTCTTTCCAACTTCTTAATTGGTTTCGGTGCTTAGTCCATCTCCTTTGTCccgcctttttttttttgaaaaaaagaactACCATTG is drawn from Nicotiana tabacum cultivar K326 chromosome 22, ASM71507v2, whole genome shotgun sequence and contains these coding sequences:
- the LOC107763232 gene encoding flowering time control protein FPA-like isoform X2; translation: MAPPGEMPSNNLWVGNLTPDVTEADLTGLFQKYGPVDSVTSYSARGFAFLYFKNINDAKEAKDALQGSFFHGNPLRIEFAKPAKPCKSLWVAGISKSVPKEELEDQFKGFGKIQEFKFIRDRNTAYIDFTRLEDASEALKNMNGKKVGGEQIRVDYLRSQPARRPFQLPAGQSGQPSKVLCISYPPSVHVDEDMLHNAMILFGEIDGIKTFYDRNYSLVEFRSIEEAQRAKEGLQGKLFNDPRITIEYSSSGPAPGRDFLEYHPSIMGPAPDFYPNENPFQQAQMGLFGHSRPILASNVPGHLPPYGIHGPDIPARPLGTQGRFDPVISGPEFTDSPVLRKLRDTSPHTVIGGPNWKQSSPTPVVLSSPSGEQKPPNRSALGGWDVFDSSQHQRETKRSRIDGALPYDSSLPPKRTDGRAPGHDYIWRGVIAKGGTPVCHARCVPIGERIESEIPEVVNCSARTGLDMLTKHYADAVGFNIVYFLPDSEEDFASYTEFLRYLGSKDRAGVAKFGDGTTMFLVPPSDFLTKVLKVVGPERLYGVVLKFAHHIPGNTSLPPESNQPQYVDAPRITSSQPAYDAMPSMERVSQMNYNQVTREDLKLPSKDVSSLTDARPANPAQPSNTAAYPVNPVHQSNTSASTQAGVTLTPELIATLAKMLPANKLSSVEGATVPAGASAGMPASDVAVAPGKVQQQSWRYELQAPGQAADHMAQFGSQFNNHTQVLPQLQAHPAGLNTPNHYSQGATGFSQMQEHSLNLRAQGGPPQTLTSTMISQSTQLSAQPHVDRHRQLGTHQDAVSGSGTHSADALGLYGSSVSQQPTNLASLPNQTHGANVPQPQAGMPVTSGMGLATQMHQLQSALYGSVQEGPESEVDKNERYQATLLFAANLLSQIHKQKPSSQSGQGSGNL
- the LOC107763232 gene encoding flowering time control protein FPA-like isoform X1; the encoded protein is MAPPGEMPSNNLWVGNLTPDVTEADLTGLFQKYGPVDSVTSYSARGFAFLYFKNINDAKEAKDALQGSFFHGNPLRIEFAKPAKPCKSLWVAGISKSVPKEELEDQFKGFGKIQEFKFIRDRNTAYIDFTRLEDASEALKNMNGKKVGGEQIRVDYLRSQPARREQGPEFREMRDVQYPNRSIGHPDTRVMPQDFVRNYSDPMHAGFKRQHPFQLPAGQSGQPSKVLCISYPPSVHVDEDMLHNAMILFGEIDGIKTFYDRNYSLVEFRSIEEAQRAKEGLQGKLFNDPRITIEYSSSGPAPGRDFLEYHPSIMGPAPDFYPNENPFQQAQMGLFGHSRPILASNVPGHLPPYGIHGPDIPARPLGTQGRFDPVISGPEFTDSPVLRKLRDTSPHTVIGGPNWKQSSPTPVVLSSPSGEQKPPNRSALGGWDVFDSSQHQRETKRSRIDGALPYDSSLPPKRTDGRAPGHDYIWRGVIAKGGTPVCHARCVPIGERIESEIPEVVNCSARTGLDMLTKHYADAVGFNIVYFLPDSEEDFASYTEFLRYLGSKDRAGVAKFGDGTTMFLVPPSDFLTKVLKVVGPERLYGVVLKFAHHIPGNTSLPPESNQPQYVDAPRITSSQPAYDAMPSMERVSQMNYNQVTREDLKLPSKDVSSLTDARPANPAQPSNTAAYPVNPVHQSNTSASTQAGVTLTPELIATLAKMLPANKLSSVEGATVPAGASAGMPASDVAVAPGKVQQQSWRYELQAPGQAADHMAQFGSQFNNHTQVLPQLQAHPAGLNTPNHYSQGATGFSQMQEHSLNLRAQGGPPQTLTSTMISQSTQLSAQPHVDRHRQLGTHQDAVSGSGTHSADALGLYGSSVSQQPTNLASLPNQTHGANVPQPQAGMPVTSGMGLATQMHQLQSALYGSVQEGPESEVDKNERYQATLLFAANLLSQIHKQKPSSQSGQGSGNL